In Brevinematales bacterium, the genomic window ATCTTCTTTGACTAACTGATCATTTATATAGATCTGGACTTTACCTATTCCTCTAATCTTCAGAGGTAAAACTAATGTTGTAAGTTTGTCAAATGTTTTATCAACTCTTCTGGTACCTGTAACATCTGATATTAAAACTTTCACATAGTAAATATTAACACCCTCTTTTGAAAACTGTGATAAACCAGCTCTATATACAACAAATCTAGTAGTCTGTACTACATTTTCATCTCCAAAAACACCTACCATAAGTTCTGGTGTTACATCTTGAGATATCATTTCACCCTCTCTTGGTATATGATCTATAACTACCCCATCGTTTGCAGGATCTGTTATAGGCACTGTTGTAACCTTGTAATTTATATTCTTTGATTCAAGAAACAACATTGCTTTATCATAAGAAAAACCTATCATATTAGGCATTGGAAAACTAGAAGAAGATCCCGTACTCACATAAAGTACTACTTGATTGCCTGGCTTTAGTTTCGCACCAGCCGACGGATACGTTTTCACAATTGTACCTTCACCATAATCAGATTGAACATACTCAACTGAAGATATATAAACTCCTTTTGAAGATAAGAACAACCTTACCTCTTCTAAAGGTTTACCACTAAAATCTGGTAAAATAAATTCACCACTACCCATACTTACAAAAAGCTTCACTGTTTTGCCTTCTCTAACAGTATTGCCAGGTGATGGTATTTGCCTTATAATAAATCCTCTTGGTTTCTCTTCAGAAACAACTACTTCAACATTAGGTATAAGTCTTGAATTTTCTATCTTTATTATAGCATCCAGTAACTCATCACCTACCGTGTCTGGAACCATGACTGTCTGTGAAGGAGTAAGTAATATGGCAACCATTATCACAAAAAATATGAAGAAAGTAATAAAAGCAACAAAAAGAAAAAACAAGAATTTTCTAGTCTCGCTTGTAATCAAATCAGTCTCTTTTGTTATACCCAAAATATTCATAAAAAATTCCGTTACAACAGTTGCTATTTTGTAAAATAACCATTTAAAAAAATCAAAAATTCTCCAAGCCAAATTTGAAAAGAAATTCATTATACGCATATTCACCACTAATTCTATAAGTTTTGCTTACATTTAAACAATTTAGCAAATAAAAATATACAAAGTTCAAAAAATTCTACCAACACATGGATAACTACATACCTTATGCTAAATAATTCTAATGTATGAAAAACATAGAAGTTCTTGTTGAGGCTTTACCTTACATAATTAAGTTTAGAGATACAATCATAGTCATAAAGTATGGTGGTAGTGTAATGACAAATGAAGAGCTAAAACAATCATTTTGTAAAGACATTGTAATACTCAAAATGCTAGGCATGCATCCTGTAATAGTGCACGGTGGCGGAAACAAAATCTCCGAAGTTATGAGGAAGATGAATAAGCAACCCAAATTCGTTAGAGGACAAAGAATAACAGATTCTGAAACCATGGAAATCGTAGAAATGGTTTTAAACGGATTGATAAATAAAGAAGTAGTTTTCAACATAATCAAAAATGGCGGTAAAGCAGTAGGAATATCAGGCAAAGACAATTTCACCATAAAAGCAAAAAAGAAATTCGTAGATACAGACATTGATCTAGGTTTTGTAGGTGAAGTTGAAAGCATAAACAACCAGCTAATTATATCTCTCATCAAAGAAGGTTATATACCTATTTTATCTCCAACAGGTGTTGATGAAAAAGGACACACATATAACATAAACGCAGATGATGTATCAGCCGAAATAGCAGTATCACTAAAAGCAGAAAAATTAATATATCTAACAGATGTAGATGGAATATACAGAGATATAAACGACAAGAGTACACTCATACCGTCAATTACAATAAAGGAACTCTCAGACATGGTAGAAAATGGCAGTATAAAAGAAGGTATGATACCCAAAGCAATGTCAATGATAAAAGCACTAGAAAGAGGAGTAAAAAAAGTCCATATAATAAACGGAACAATAAAACACTCAATCCTATTAGAAATCTTCACAGATGAAGGTATAGGAACCCAAATAACTATCTAATCGACAACAAATATCTAGATTTCACCCAATAAGTAAATTTAGATTAAAACATGATCTACGATACCTTTATACAAGTGCTTTAGATTCCAAGAAGGATAAAAGTATAGAATTAAACTCCTCAGGTACCTCTAGCGGGGAAAGGTGTCCCACATTATCAAGTTCAACAAACATAGAGTTAGGTAATCTATCTGCCATATCTCTCATTATGTCAACAGGAACTATTTTATCGGATTTTCCCGCAACTACCAATGACGGTACATTTATTTGACTTAGTAACTC contains:
- a CDS encoding PASTA domain-containing protein is translated as MNILGITKETDLITSETRKFLFFLFVAFITFFIFFVIMVAILLTPSQTVMVPDTVGDELLDAIIKIENSRLIPNVEVVVSEEKPRGFIIRQIPSPGNTVREGKTVKLFVSMGSGEFILPDFSGKPLEEVRLFLSSKGVYISSVEYVQSDYGEGTIVKTYPSAGAKLKPGNQVVLYVSTGSSSSFPMPNMIGFSYDKAMLFLESKNINYKVTTVPITDPANDGVVIDHIPREGEMISQDVTPELMVGVFGDENVVQTTRFVVYRAGLSQFSKEGVNIYYVKVLISDVTGTRRVDKTFDKLTTLVLPLKIRGIGKVQIYINDQLVKEDNI
- the argB gene encoding acetylglutamate kinase, which codes for MKNIEVLVEALPYIIKFRDTIIVIKYGGSVMTNEELKQSFCKDIVILKMLGMHPVIVHGGGNKISEVMRKMNKQPKFVRGQRITDSETMEIVEMVLNGLINKEVVFNIIKNGGKAVGISGKDNFTIKAKKKFVDTDIDLGFVGEVESINNQLIISLIKEGYIPILSPTGVDEKGHTYNINADDVSAEIAVSLKAEKLIYLTDVDGIYRDINDKSTLIPSITIKELSDMVENGSIKEGMIPKAMSMIKALERGVKKVHIINGTIKHSILLEIFTDEGIGTQITI